A region of the Spartobacteria bacterium genome:
TCTTTGGGAAGGGTGACTGGAGTCAGTAGAATGCTGCGCTGCAGTAATTCGCGCAGTTGATTATCTTCCAGTATGAGCTCCTTATATTCGCGCCATAGAACGAAGGGGCAGCCCTTTTTCCATTGCGAGCAGCCCAGTCCCCGTTGACCCGCGATCACTGGATGGCCGCACAGCGGACAGTGTCCCCATTTTGAAGGATCGACACGGAATTTCATCGTACCTCTGACCAGATCGCCCGTGTAATCGGCGATGTTCTTCATAAACAGCGGTGCATCGCCCGCATGCTGTTCAATCTGCTTGAGCTGTCCCTCCCATTCGCCTGTCATTTCCGGTGATTTTAATAATCGATCCATAATGATCGATATAAGAAACTGTCCCATGTCCGTCGCTAACAGTTTCTTTTTATCACGTTCGATATAATGGCGATTGATCAACGTTTCAATGATGGCCGCGCGTGTAGCTGGAGTTCCAATTCCCCGCTGTTTCAGGGCTTCACGCAGTTCTTCATCATCTATCATACGCCCGGCAGATTCCATGGCGGCCAGCAGTGAGTTTTCAGTGAAATGCGATGGCGGCTTGGTTTTGCCCTCCCGGATGGCGGGGGTGTGGGATCCGCTTTCCCCTTTTTTGAACGCAGGCAGCTCCTGATTGTCGCTGTTTGCGGTCAGACCTTTTTGTGGGTAGAGCATGGTCCAGCCTTCCTTCAGTATCTGGGTTCCCTTGGCTTGAAACGGGACGGACGCGGATTCCCCATCAACAGTGGTTAGTTTTTTAACGCAGTCAGGATAAAAGGCCGCGATAAACTGCGTTACCACCGCATCAAATACAGCGCGCTCATGTCCACCCAATGATCCGGATAGGCCGGTGGGGATGATCGCATGATGATCCGTGACTTTTTTGTCGTCCATAATGCGGCTGGTGAAAGGCAGTGCAGTCAGATCCAGTACGGCAATTTGCTCTGGGCGAATGGATGACAGCTCTTTCAGTACCGTTGCGACTTGTGGTTTCATGTCTTTATTCAAGTAGCGAGAGTCAGTTCGTGGGTAGGTGATCAATTTTTTTTCATACAGCTGCTGGGCGGCGGTCAGTGTGTCGGTTGCTGAAAGACCGATCAGTTTATTCATATCACGCTGAAGACTGGTCAAATCATACAGTTGCGGCGGCTTTTCACTTTTTTTACTGCCGCTGATGCCGGTAATGGTAAAGGGCTGATTTGTAACTTTAGCAACCAGCTGTTGTGCTTTTTCCTCACTCTCAAACCGTTCGCCGGTATACTTAAAGACCGCATTGCGATAGGTAGTGGTGCATTCCCAGAAAGGCTGAGGGATAAAATGCCGTATTTCATCATCTCTCGTAACGATCATAGCCAATACCGGTGTTTGCACACGTCCCACAGACCATAATACGTTCTTGCCGCCTCCGGAATGTCCATAGGCCACGGTGTAGGCTCGAGTGGCATTCAGTCCCACGATCCAATCGGATTCACTGCGACATTTCGCAGCGAGGTACAAGTCATCATATTCGTGCCCGTCTTTGAGTGTGCGAAACGCTTCCAGTATGGCGTCTTTCGTCAGCGAATTCAGCCACAAACGCCGGAACGGTTTTTCGGTAAAATCAGCAAATTCAAGCAGGTACCGAAAAATAAGTTCTCCCTCGCGTCCCGCATCTGTCGCACAAACAATATCATCGGCCTGCGCCAGCAATGATCGGATTATTTCAAACTGTTGCTCGACGCCGCGATTGCTGACGAGTTTCAGTTTAAATGCATCAGGAACAAAGGGGAGGGACGCCAGTCGCCAGCGCTTCAGTCCTGGATTATACTCGTGCGGCTCCAGTAGCGTAACAAGGTGTCCAAAAGCCCAA
Encoded here:
- the topB gene encoding DNA topoisomerase III, producing the protein MKLIITEKPSVARDIASVLGLKTRHEGFIEGKDCAITWAFGHLVTLLEPHEYNPGLKRWRLASLPFVPDAFKLKLVSNRGVEQQFEIIRSLLAQADDIVCATDAGREGELIFRYLLEFADFTEKPFRRLWLNSLTKDAILEAFRTLKDGHEYDDLYLAAKCRSESDWIVGLNATRAYTVAYGHSGGGKNVLWSVGRVQTPVLAMIVTRDDEIRHFIPQPFWECTTTYRNAVFKYTGERFESEEKAQQLVAKVTNQPFTITGISGSKKSEKPPQLYDLTSLQRDMNKLIGLSATDTLTAAQQLYEKKLITYPRTDSRYLNKDMKPQVATVLKELSSIRPEQIAVLDLTALPFTSRIMDDKKVTDHHAIIPTGLSGSLGGHERAVFDAVVTQFIAAFYPDCVKKLTTVDGESASVPFQAKGTQILKEGWTMLYPQKGLTANSDNQELPAFKKGESGSHTPAIREGKTKPPSHFTENSLLAAMESAGRMIDDEELREALKQRGIGTPATRAAIIETLINRHYIERDKKKLLATDMGQFLISIIMDRLLKSPEMTGEWEGQLKQIEQHAGDAPLFMKNIADYTGDLVRGTMKFRVDPSKWGHCPLCGHPVIAGQRGLGCSQWKKGCPFVLWREYKELILEDNQLRELLQRSILLTPVTLPKEGRRVLRLTHMGQILDIDCPSRDRQVTNRNT